Proteins encoded by one window of Pseudonocardia alni:
- a CDS encoding mycofactocin-coupled SDR family oxidoreductase, translated as MGRMDGKVAVITGGGRGQGRSHAVTLASEGADVVILDAPGDIATIDYAMSTADDMAETVALVEKHDRRCLAIEADIRDTAAVQRAADVTMTEFGRVDALVSNAGVMGAADSTWQLSDEQWQDMLDINVTGGWKVCRAFIPHMISGKRGGAITLTGSTGGLRSVAGCTHYNVAKHGLIALMRTLAWELAPEMIRVNVVHPTGVNTEMSNNQWFVDWMGTHERLTGPMRGNLMPVDVVQPEDVSKMIAFLVSDDARYVTGTEVRVDAGFMLK; from the coding sequence ATGGGCCGCATGGACGGCAAGGTCGCGGTGATCACCGGCGGCGGGCGCGGGCAGGGCCGCTCGCACGCGGTCACGCTCGCGAGCGAGGGCGCCGACGTCGTCATCCTCGACGCGCCGGGCGACATCGCCACCATCGACTACGCGATGAGCACCGCCGACGACATGGCCGAGACCGTGGCGCTGGTGGAGAAGCACGACCGGCGCTGCCTGGCGATCGAGGCCGACATCCGCGATACCGCGGCGGTCCAGCGTGCCGCGGACGTCACGATGACCGAGTTCGGACGCGTCGACGCGCTGGTGTCCAACGCCGGCGTCATGGGCGCCGCGGACAGCACGTGGCAGCTCAGCGACGAGCAGTGGCAGGACATGCTCGACATCAACGTCACGGGTGGCTGGAAGGTCTGCCGGGCGTTCATCCCGCACATGATCTCCGGGAAGCGCGGCGGGGCGATCACGCTCACCGGCTCCACCGGCGGCCTGCGCTCGGTGGCCGGCTGCACCCACTACAACGTGGCCAAGCACGGGCTGATCGCGCTGATGCGCACGCTGGCGTGGGAGCTGGCGCCGGAGATGATCCGGGTCAACGTCGTGCACCCCACCGGCGTGAACACCGAGATGTCCAACAACCAGTGGTTCGTCGACTGGATGGGCACCCACGAGCGGCTCACCGGCCCGATGCGCGGCAACCTGATGCCCGTGGACGTGGTACAGCCCGAGGACGTGTCGAAGATGATCGCGTTCCTGGTCAGCGACGACGCCCGCTACGTCACCGGTACAGAGGTGCGGGTGGACGCCGGCTTCATGCTGAAGTAG
- a CDS encoding SDR family oxidoreductase — MQCSPAGSGQPQSASARPQWLTEYEGLGNAMRFNLMPGDALAEADVSEVIAFLCSDAGKRITGTTVPVDAGFLLT; from the coding sequence TTGCAGTGCTCGCCGGCAGGATCCGGGCAGCCGCAGAGCGCGTCCGCGCGTCCGCAGTGGCTGACCGAGTACGAGGGGCTCGGCAACGCCATGCGGTTCAACCTGATGCCGGGGGACGCCCTGGCCGAGGCCGACGTGTCCGAGGTGATCGCGTTCCTCTGCTCCGACGCCGGGAAGCGGATCACGGGGACGACCGTGCCCGTGGACGCCGGTTTCCTGCTCACGTAG
- a CDS encoding aldo/keto reductase, which translates to MAVALSWLLQRSPNMLLIPEATSVTHLRENLAGAATVLSEQDVAELDTIGR; encoded by the coding sequence ATGGCAGTGGCGCTGAGCTGGCTGTTGCAGCGATCCCCGAACATGCTGCTGATCCCGGAGGCGACATCGGTGACGCACCTGCGCGAGAATCTCGCCGGCGCAGCCACCGTGCTGTCCGAGCAGGACGTAGCGGAGCTCGACACCATCGGGCGCTGA
- a CDS encoding SbtR family transcriptional regulator, which translates to MRSLHHGLPRCHRSHGLGGRGARSALHESCVGLRASGARLLGRAQEAGQARSGLDGTDLLALIAGLAWLGDQPALAARAEHLVDVIARPALVVDGARSPSAEEAGGV; encoded by the coding sequence GTGCGTTCGCTTCACCACGGTCTACCGCGGTGTCACCGAAGCCATGGTCTCGGCGGTCGAGGAGCCCGCTCCGCCCTGCACGAGTCCTGCGTCGGCCTGCGCGCGTCGGGGGCGCGACTGCTCGGCCGGGCCCAGGAAGCCGGGCAGGCCCGCAGCGGCCTCGACGGGACCGACCTGCTCGCGCTCATCGCAGGCCTCGCCTGGCTGGGCGACCAGCCCGCCCTGGCCGCGCGCGCCGAGCACCTCGTCGACGTGATCGCCCGCCCTGCCCTGGTGGTCGACGGAGCGCGGTCACCCTCAGCGGAGGAGGCCGGAGGGGTCTGA
- a CDS encoding DedA family protein, with protein MAALAGCFGAGLLVVAAVALIAESGLLVGVVLPGISVTVGLGVLAGAGAVPGVAAGLTAAVAGAAGPSLGYWRARRGGPSALRSRRGMPAAAVRVLRLAERRPALAVVLGQWFAVVRTLVPRVAGGVLPYHRFAVVSIPVAAAWGLGTFTLGCLLAQGSATAARLVAAQQTTATVLLALLLLTVVGVLVRGFVRRRAIPGGARPAADVADRPGRRRHRR; from the coding sequence ATGGCGGCGCTCGCGGGCTGCTTCGGCGCGGGCCTACTGGTGGTCGCGGCGGTCGCACTGATCGCGGAGTCGGGCCTGCTGGTCGGCGTGGTGCTGCCCGGCATCAGCGTGACGGTCGGACTCGGCGTCCTGGCCGGGGCCGGCGCGGTGCCCGGTGTCGCCGCGGGCCTCACCGCCGCCGTCGCCGGCGCCGCCGGGCCGAGCCTGGGCTACTGGCGGGCTCGACGGGGCGGCCCGTCGGCGCTGCGCAGCAGGCGCGGCATGCCGGCCGCGGCAGTCCGGGTGCTCCGCCTCGCCGAGCGTCGTCCGGCGCTCGCGGTGGTGCTCGGCCAGTGGTTCGCGGTGGTCCGGACCCTGGTCCCGCGCGTCGCGGGCGGCGTCCTGCCGTACCACCGGTTCGCGGTGGTCAGCATCCCGGTGGCCGCCGCCTGGGGACTCGGCACGTTCACCCTGGGGTGCCTGCTCGCCCAAGGCTCGGCGACTGCAGCCCGGCTGGTGGCGGCGCAGCAGACGACGGCGACCGTGCTCCTCGCGCTCCTGCTGCTCACGGTGGTCGGAGTACTCGTCCGCGGGTTCGTGCGTCGACGCGCGATCCCGGGTGGGGCGCGCCCCGCGGCCGACGTCGCGGACCGGCCCGGCCGACGTCGTCACCGGCGGTGA
- a CDS encoding LLM class flavin-dependent oxidoreductase, with product MAPPSFGVMLFTHRFPGQSATEVFALAADVAQAAEAHGFASVWTTEHHFLTGYGVNPSATTLAAFLLGRTRRVRVGTAVTILPTHPPVHVAEQAALLDQLSGGRFDLGVGRAGPVVDHEVLGTGIERWRTGLPEALGLVLDSFTGRVSADSEHYRFREVAPGPEPYTRPHPPVHVAATSATGVQLAARHGLPMLFFFSQTADEQARLVADYEQLTAARPVHGTGALAHVTDSVAEAERVVYERLAPVFASGYAEYVLVEEYRGPRPTPDELAAGILARQPIGPPELCVRRLVDLVRGSGAGRVLLHVESSGEHDAVLANVERLATEVLPAVRTELENA from the coding sequence GTGGCTCCTCCCTCGTTCGGCGTCATGCTGTTCACCCACCGCTTCCCCGGGCAGAGCGCGACCGAGGTGTTCGCGCTGGCCGCAGACGTCGCGCAGGCGGCCGAGGCGCACGGGTTCGCGTCGGTGTGGACCACCGAGCACCACTTCCTGACCGGTTACGGCGTCAACCCCTCCGCGACGACGCTGGCCGCGTTCCTGCTCGGCCGCACCCGGCGGGTGCGGGTCGGCACGGCCGTGACGATCCTGCCGACGCACCCGCCGGTGCACGTCGCGGAGCAGGCGGCGCTGCTCGACCAGCTCTCCGGCGGCCGGTTCGACCTCGGCGTCGGCCGGGCCGGGCCGGTGGTGGACCACGAGGTCCTCGGCACCGGCATCGAGCGGTGGCGCACCGGGTTGCCCGAGGCGCTCGGCCTCGTCCTCGACTCCTTCACCGGGCGGGTGTCCGCCGACTCCGAGCACTACCGGTTCCGCGAGGTCGCACCCGGCCCGGAGCCGTACACGCGTCCGCACCCGCCGGTGCACGTGGCCGCGACCTCGGCCACCGGGGTGCAGCTGGCCGCCCGGCACGGCCTGCCGATGCTGTTCTTCTTCTCTCAGACCGCCGACGAGCAGGCACGGCTGGTCGCCGACTACGAGCAGCTCACCGCGGCGCGCCCGGTGCACGGTACCGGGGCCCTGGCCCATGTCACCGACTCGGTCGCCGAGGCCGAACGGGTCGTTTACGAGCGGTTGGCGCCGGTGTTCGCCTCCGGCTACGCCGAGTACGTGCTGGTCGAGGAGTACCGCGGTCCGCGGCCCACCCCCGACGAGCTGGCCGCGGGCATCCTCGCCCGCCAGCCGATCGGGCCGCCCGAGCTCTGTGTCCGCCGGCTCGTCGACCTGGTCCGGGGGAGCGGGGCCGGCCGGGTGCTGCTGCACGTCGAGTCCTCCGGCGAGCACGACGCGGTGCTCGCCAACGTCGAACGCCTCGCGACCGAGGTCCTGCCCGCCGTCCGCACGGAACTGGAGAACGCGTGA